A stretch of Leptospira perdikensis DNA encodes these proteins:
- a CDS encoding polysaccharide biosynthesis protein encodes MKSIPRRYWVFPVDILFMFLSYFLAHLVRFENIRFLDSYPDFWVCATIVVVSRSLVFLFSGIYRSLWSYASLHDLLSIIKATVLSSLVSTLALLFYNRFYQLSRMVPILDTLILLGFLCLRSLSWRMLREQIFHSDKSKGGTPVLLVGAGKLGSSFLTEIRRNMDLDYQPIGFLDDNLSKKGGYIQGIPILGSTDEIGKILVRYGVKKVIMTVPQPDGRVVSKLMKECESAGADFKILPTFGEYLSGKPNITQLREVQVEDLLGRPTVDLEIESIRSYLEKKVILVTGAGGSIGSEICRQVALFKPSVLVILDAAETPLYEIDYELRKNFADLNIDIRPVIADVKNLSRISAVFEEHRPSVVFHSAAYKHVPMMEINPSEAVLNNVMGTKNVADVCRLIGVDRFVLISTDKAVNPVNVMGASKRAAEIYLQHISQNSRTKFITVRFGNVLGSNGSVIPRFREQIKRGGPVTVTHPEVIRYFMTIPEATQLVLQAGSMGEHGEIFLLDMGEPVKILSLAEEMIRLSGYTPHKDIHIEFSGLRPGEKLYEELLLNQEGIKKTHHPKIRIAAPLENYNLLLFQNKLNRLFSLAKANKNREVFGAFKDIIPEYKVHDEYIEWETSHGKRNL; translated from the coding sequence ATGAAATCGATACCGAGACGGTACTGGGTTTTTCCAGTCGACATACTCTTTATGTTTTTGTCGTATTTTCTCGCACACCTTGTGCGTTTTGAGAACATACGGTTTTTAGATAGTTATCCAGACTTTTGGGTCTGTGCCACAATCGTTGTAGTCTCTCGAAGTTTGGTATTTCTCTTTTCTGGAATCTACAGATCCCTTTGGTCTTACGCTTCCTTACACGATTTACTCTCTATCATAAAAGCGACGGTTCTTTCTTCGCTTGTTTCCACTCTGGCACTACTTTTTTACAATCGATTCTACCAACTGTCTCGAATGGTACCGATTCTTGATACACTCATTCTACTCGGATTTTTATGTTTACGAAGTTTGAGTTGGAGGATGTTACGAGAACAAATTTTCCATTCCGACAAATCTAAGGGAGGAACTCCCGTTTTACTTGTAGGAGCTGGGAAACTCGGCAGTTCTTTCTTAACAGAGATTAGACGCAATATGGATTTGGATTACCAACCGATTGGATTTTTGGATGACAACCTCTCTAAAAAAGGTGGTTACATTCAAGGGATTCCAATTCTCGGATCGACAGATGAAATTGGCAAAATTTTAGTTCGGTATGGTGTCAAAAAAGTCATTATGACTGTCCCCCAACCAGATGGACGGGTGGTCAGTAAACTTATGAAAGAATGTGAAAGTGCGGGAGCTGACTTTAAAATTTTACCTACTTTTGGTGAATACTTATCAGGGAAACCGAATATCACACAACTTCGTGAGGTACAAGTAGAAGACCTTTTGGGAAGGCCTACTGTAGATTTAGAAATTGAATCCATCCGTTCTTACTTAGAAAAAAAGGTAATCCTTGTTACTGGGGCTGGTGGTTCTATCGGTTCCGAAATTTGTCGCCAAGTGGCACTTTTTAAACCAAGTGTCCTTGTCATTCTAGATGCCGCAGAAACTCCGTTATACGAAATTGATTACGAACTTCGAAAAAATTTTGCAGATTTGAATATCGATATTCGTCCTGTCATTGCCGATGTAAAAAATTTATCGCGGATATCTGCTGTATTTGAAGAACACCGCCCTTCCGTAGTTTTCCATTCTGCTGCTTACAAACATGTTCCAATGATGGAGATCAACCCGTCGGAAGCCGTCTTAAACAATGTGATGGGCACAAAGAATGTAGCAGATGTTTGTCGACTGATAGGTGTGGATCGTTTTGTTTTGATATCCACTGACAAAGCAGTCAATCCAGTCAATGTGATGGGTGCATCAAAAAGGGCTGCTGAAATTTATTTACAACATATCTCACAAAACTCTAGAACAAAGTTCATCACCGTCAGGTTCGGGAATGTTTTAGGTTCCAATGGAAGTGTGATCCCTAGGTTTCGAGAACAAATCAAACGAGGGGGACCGGTTACAGTTACCCATCCTGAAGTCATTCGTTATTTTATGACCATACCGGAGGCCACACAACTGGTGTTACAGGCAGGGAGTATGGGAGAACATGGAGAAATTTTCCTTTTGGATATGGGAGAACCTGTAAAAATTCTTTCCCTTGCCGAAGAGATGATTCGTCTTTCTGGATACACTCCTCACAAAGATATACACATTGAATTTTCTGGTCTTCGCCCAGGAGAAAAGTTATATGAAGAACTTCTTTTAAACCAAGAAGGGATTAAAAAAACACACCATCCAAAGATTCGCATTGCAGCACCTTTGGAAAACTATAACCTACTACTTTTTCAAAATAAATTGAATCGGTTGTTTTCGCTTGCTAAAGCAAACAAAAATAGAGAGGTCTTCGGAGCCTTCAAAGATATCATTCCCGAATATAAAGTCCACGACGAATACATCGAGTGGGAAACATCACATGGTAAAAGGAATTTATGA
- a CDS encoding S8 family serine peptidase, producing the protein MKTTIQQHISKLKILSLLTVLGSTVLVSDPIQNHLFSGSFQFQNSLSNAESKSGRTNKPEFAPDEIVIKFKSEISNDELFTRSRSLGFNVENVSKRAHFTTVKIANTETVQEALTRAKQDPGVEYAEPKYYYYAQAAAPNDTDFSKLWGLSNTAQTISSPSYTTNNPGTAGNDMNVLGAWDVTTSCSSIIVAVLDTGVNYSHEDLTANMWDGSAGCVDKNGAAIGGGCPYHGWDFASGDNNPKDEEGHGSHVAGTIGAVGNNNKGISGVCQTAKIMSVRVLGVGGGSNASVSDGIYFAVRNGAKVINMSLGGTAYSQLIYDAVEYAKTNDVLVVVAAGNENTDLKTGNSYPCKNNNANQICIAALDQNYARASFSNYDTTTTAASRTVDFGAPGTNIHSIFGSETVFNEGTSNYTGWTTEGSGGLVTWAYQSCTVGTATLKGLGIPNDCSVIDWNFTAPYPTPTSVAANIDRKVYKTFTIPSNSTKVSVFHTIVSDGENISNNCYDFTEAYYLNGSGSPFTTGSLITMADYNRSLYVTKMCRLGVYSFVGSEESILTNCMNTAGTSCTVGYRFKSDGSTQNGGAMVGDFRLSAWVASNTSYGLYNGTSMATPNAAGVAALIRSYNPLLTYTEVIQKLIAGGTATASLSANTQYGKSINANASAKHLNQVTGVTATLQ; encoded by the coding sequence ATGAAAACAACGATACAACAACACATTTCAAAACTTAAAATTCTAAGTTTATTGACTGTACTAGGATCTACTGTCTTAGTTTCGGATCCTATTCAGAATCATTTATTTTCTGGTTCGTTCCAATTTCAAAATAGTTTATCTAATGCAGAGTCAAAATCAGGTCGTACAAACAAACCTGAGTTTGCCCCTGACGAAATCGTAATTAAATTCAAATCGGAGATTTCAAACGATGAATTGTTTACTCGTTCAAGATCTCTAGGATTTAACGTAGAGAATGTGAGCAAAAGAGCTCATTTTACAACGGTTAAGATCGCAAACACAGAGACAGTTCAGGAAGCATTGACACGTGCCAAACAAGATCCTGGTGTTGAATACGCAGAACCGAAATACTATTATTACGCACAAGCGGCAGCACCTAACGATACTGATTTTAGTAAACTTTGGGGTCTTAGTAATACTGCACAAACTATTTCATCACCATCTTATACAACCAACAACCCTGGAACAGCGGGGAATGATATGAATGTATTAGGTGCTTGGGATGTGACTACTAGCTGTAGTTCTATCATTGTGGCTGTTCTAGATACTGGAGTTAACTACAGTCATGAAGACCTAACGGCAAATATGTGGGACGGTTCGGCAGGTTGTGTTGATAAAAACGGAGCTGCTATTGGTGGTGGTTGTCCTTATCACGGTTGGGACTTTGCTTCTGGAGATAATAATCCTAAGGACGAAGAAGGGCACGGAAGCCACGTAGCTGGAACTATCGGTGCCGTCGGGAACAATAACAAAGGGATTTCTGGAGTTTGCCAAACAGCAAAAATCATGTCGGTTCGAGTACTTGGAGTCGGCGGAGGTAGTAATGCTTCTGTGTCTGATGGAATTTATTTTGCCGTTCGTAACGGTGCCAAAGTCATTAACATGAGTTTGGGTGGAACGGCATATAGCCAGTTGATTTACGATGCTGTTGAATACGCTAAAACAAATGATGTTTTGGTGGTGGTTGCAGCTGGGAATGAAAATACAGATTTAAAAACTGGGAATTCATACCCATGTAAAAATAACAATGCAAACCAGATTTGTATAGCAGCATTAGATCAAAATTATGCAAGAGCTAGTTTCTCTAACTATGACACAACAACAACTGCTGCTAGTCGTACTGTCGACTTTGGTGCACCTGGTACAAACATTCACAGTATATTTGGAAGCGAAACTGTATTTAACGAAGGAACTTCTAACTATACAGGATGGACAACAGAAGGATCCGGTGGTCTGGTTACTTGGGCTTATCAAAGTTGTACGGTAGGAACTGCTACACTCAAAGGGCTTGGAATACCTAATGATTGTTCCGTGATTGATTGGAACTTTACAGCTCCATACCCAACTCCTACTTCAGTTGCGGCAAATATTGATAGAAAGGTTTATAAAACATTTACCATTCCAAGTAATTCAACAAAAGTATCTGTATTCCATACAATTGTCTCTGATGGTGAGAACATCTCAAATAATTGTTACGACTTTACTGAAGCTTACTATTTAAATGGATCGGGTAGCCCATTTACCACTGGATCCTTAATTACAATGGCTGATTACAATCGAAGCCTTTATGTGACTAAAATGTGCCGTCTTGGTGTGTATTCTTTTGTTGGATCAGAGGAATCAATACTTACAAATTGTATGAACACCGCTGGAACTAGTTGCACCGTTGGTTATCGGTTCAAATCAGATGGTTCTACTCAAAATGGGGGAGCCATGGTTGGAGATTTTCGTTTGAGTGCTTGGGTAGCCTCGAACACTTCTTACGGACTTTATAATGGAACATCAATGGCAACACCGAATGCAGCAGGAGTTGCAGCACTAATTCGTTCCTATAACCCATTGTTGACTTACACAGAAGTCATTCAAAAACTCATTGCTGGTGGAACTGCTACGGCATCACTTTCTGCCAACACACAATATGGTAAGTCCATCAATGCAAACGCATCAGCAAAACATCTAAATCAGGTAACTGGTGTTACAGCTACACTTCAATAA
- a CDS encoding methylated-DNA--[protein]-cysteine S-methyltransferase, translating to MDENHKHYEIIKDSIEYVLEHFEDQPNLDVLAERVSLSPFHFQKVFRVWAGVSPKEFLQFVTVSHAKRLLKESTLLDTTYSLGLSGTGRLHDLFIKMEAMTPGEYKRGGEGLVLQYEVFPSSFGDILLVSSDRGIQSLQFIDSLEKGILDIKNEFPNALWKEGESHLHQKIKDYFQKWILPKTPIPLYVYGTEFQLKVWNSLLKIPMGSVCTYGDIANAIGQTSAQRAVGTAIGKNPIAYLIPCHRVIQTSGLFGGYRWDPNRKRMIIAWEQSKLSSPNNDLLEKIH from the coding sequence GTGGATGAAAATCACAAACACTACGAAATCATAAAAGACTCCATCGAATACGTATTGGAGCACTTCGAGGATCAACCAAACTTGGATGTTTTGGCAGAACGGGTCTCTCTTAGTCCCTTCCATTTCCAAAAGGTTTTCCGAGTCTGGGCAGGGGTCTCTCCAAAAGAGTTTTTGCAATTTGTTACCGTATCACACGCCAAACGTTTGTTAAAAGAATCAACTCTTTTGGATACTACATATTCCCTTGGTCTTTCTGGAACTGGTCGTTTGCATGATTTATTTATAAAAATGGAAGCAATGACACCCGGGGAATACAAACGAGGTGGAGAGGGTTTGGTTTTACAATACGAAGTATTTCCTTCTTCATTTGGGGACATCTTACTTGTATCTTCTGATCGGGGGATACAATCCCTTCAATTTATCGATTCTCTTGAAAAAGGAATCCTTGATATAAAAAACGAATTTCCCAATGCCTTATGGAAAGAAGGGGAGTCGCATTTACACCAAAAGATCAAAGACTACTTCCAAAAATGGATTCTTCCTAAAACTCCGATTCCTTTGTATGTGTATGGAACAGAATTCCAACTCAAGGTATGGAACTCACTATTAAAAATCCCCATGGGAAGTGTTTGCACTTATGGGGATATTGCAAATGCAATAGGACAAACATCTGCCCAAAGAGCAGTAGGTACTGCCATTGGTAAAAATCCCATTGCTTATCTCATTCCTTGTCATCGTGTGATTCAAACATCAGGTTTGTTTGGTGGTTACAGGTGGGATCCTAATCGAAAACGGATGATCATTGCTTGGGAACAGTCGAAACTTTCATCACCAAACAATGATTTGTTAGAAAAAATACATTAG
- a CDS encoding choice-of-anchor D domain-containing protein encodes MNQKLNLLIFLVLTSLLTIGCPGGGGGGAGLGLIALLGGGGGGGTDTSAPKLQITYSGVVRESGALIGLGTEPINTTNGKLASLTIQNTGTASLTLPGSPIVTLTGTDSAHFQLTQPSQSTLAPNASVTFTLRFKPTTTGLKTANVRLSTSDPALSAFQLTFTGTGGAAAAQLAISQSATEIAHNGSFNMGSVEEQSSGSAVQFTVRNSGSLSSTLGTPVVESSNAQFAVSAVTAANGSSLAQDGSFTFNVTFSPATSGAKSATITVNATPSNYIFTVNGTATVKPVPTIGISHNSTSYTSGGTLPSYGAFWPGTTSTTKTVTITNSGTATLTGLAVNENSGHTDQFTTSAAGSSTLTPGQSTTFTVTFAPTTTGAKAAVVRVTSTNGNNGTASSADINVEGTGKTGADILVSWTAVKEKAANDTDGGYKVCYSKTTGFDPASVNGTTIFCDTVANTGGNTPTSKTITVNTYGTWYIKVYAFGKYNTAGGTPSTQTSATVPST; translated from the coding sequence ATGAATCAAAAACTGAATCTTCTAATATTCTTAGTATTAACCTCTTTACTTACGATTGGTTGCCCTGGCGGTGGTGGGGGTGGCGCTGGTCTCGGCCTGATTGCACTTCTTGGTGGTGGTGGAGGTGGGGGGACTGATACTTCCGCCCCTAAATTACAAATTACCTACTCCGGCGTTGTCCGAGAAAGTGGTGCTTTAATTGGTTTGGGTACAGAGCCAATCAACACAACCAATGGAAAACTTGCCTCCTTAACGATTCAAAATACGGGGACTGCTTCCCTTACACTTCCAGGATCCCCCATTGTAACTCTAACGGGAACAGATAGTGCTCATTTCCAACTAACACAACCATCACAAAGCACATTGGCACCAAATGCATCCGTTACTTTTACTTTACGATTCAAACCGACGACCACAGGACTCAAAACAGCAAACGTTCGTTTATCGACTTCTGATCCAGCTCTTTCCGCGTTTCAATTAACATTTACAGGAACGGGTGGAGCGGCAGCGGCTCAATTGGCCATTTCCCAATCAGCAACAGAAATTGCCCACAACGGAAGTTTTAACATGGGAAGTGTGGAGGAACAATCTTCTGGATCCGCCGTTCAATTTACAGTTCGTAACTCAGGAAGTCTTTCTTCTACACTCGGAACACCTGTAGTAGAAAGTTCCAATGCCCAATTCGCTGTCTCTGCTGTGACTGCTGCGAACGGATCTTCCTTAGCACAAGACGGTAGTTTTACTTTTAATGTTACTTTTTCTCCAGCCACTTCTGGGGCAAAATCAGCAACCATTACAGTGAATGCGACCCCATCCAACTATATCTTTACGGTGAATGGAACGGCAACGGTCAAACCAGTGCCAACCATTGGCATATCGCATAATTCAACTTCCTATACTTCTGGTGGAACACTTCCTTCTTACGGCGCGTTTTGGCCAGGAACTACTTCAACGACCAAAACGGTAACTATCACAAATAGCGGAACGGCAACTCTCACTGGTCTTGCGGTGAACGAAAATAGTGGGCATACAGATCAGTTTACAACGAGCGCTGCGGGATCCTCCACACTCACTCCAGGACAAAGCACTACCTTTACGGTTACTTTTGCTCCAACAACAACTGGTGCAAAGGCGGCAGTTGTTCGAGTTACAAGCACTAACGGAAACAATGGCACTGCTTCCTCAGCTGATATCAATGTAGAAGGAACAGGAAAAACGGGAGCTGATATTCTAGTTTCCTGGACGGCAGTGAAAGAAAAGGCAGCTAACGATACAGATGGTGGGTATAAAGTTTGTTATAGTAAAACTACTGGATTTGATCCTGCCAGTGTTAACGGAACTACCATCTTTTGTGATACAGTGGCAAATACAGGTGGAAACACACCAACTTCCAAAACCATTACTGTAAATACATATGGGACCTGGTACATTAAGGTTTATGCGTTTGGGAAATATAATACGGCCGGTGGGACACCATCGACACAAACTTCAGCCACTGTACCTTCAACCTAA
- the hrpB gene encoding ATP-dependent helicase HrpB: MFPPLYPFPVLTALQSIVDSIQTNPVTILDAPPGTGKTTALPTELLKAGVSSGKKICILEPRRIAAKNAAKRISQSLNEDVGTTVGYRVRFDTKANKDTKIEFVTDGILTKILLTDPELKDYGLIIFDEFHERRLDSDFCFALTRRTQEVFRNDLKLLVMSATLEGQNFESIGIHSKPIRVKAETHPLEIFHMGDSNKNVNFRLLDLIPKAVEQTEGDILVFLSGKKEIHDLKNGLEPIPQIKSNAVVMSLYGDMNLTDQERIFSPNPQGKKKIILSTNIAESSVTIPGVRVVFDTGFHKHAVFDSESGVSHLIKDRISLSSAKQRAGRAAREGKGFVYRLWSLEEEKSFLDRTKPEILEGDIDRLVLEVKSWGEEIQQLPFLDPPNKGSVAKSVHRLQLLGCLDSQSNLTELGKECLRYPLPIRLGKILSVLPKEKESVVADIVSLVGKENFGTEAKSFPKENPPESFPYELKAVFDQILRIYREKSNLSLVLPGKDRLFYLASGFPDRIAKTKILNGKEFKLSNGKQGILNTTSIQIPEYILVLDTFSFGQDLLITSFLPIEESEIEKFFLDLIHTKVVSETRTNQRGESFLVVKEERNLGELVLNSKETKSPDPTILSLALTEYITKAALEEEWEKDLELKNFYNRVRFLENHAVLDIKTDFPHLKETCKEWLFPFINFDSGKLSLDKLPYLEAFKAYVGYDKLNLIDSFAPSSIQVPSGSQIQLNYDGIEPELHVKLQELFGLKSLPKLANGKVSILIHLLSPARRPVQITKDLESFWNQGYHEVKKELKGRYPRHPWPDKPWEATPTKHLNQTKRS, from the coding sequence GTGTTCCCTCCTTTGTATCCATTCCCAGTCCTAACCGCCTTACAATCCATTGTTGATTCCATCCAAACCAATCCAGTCACGATTTTGGATGCACCTCCTGGAACTGGAAAAACTACAGCTCTCCCCACAGAACTTCTAAAAGCAGGTGTTTCTTCTGGGAAAAAAATCTGCATCTTAGAGCCTAGGCGAATTGCTGCAAAAAATGCTGCTAAACGAATCAGTCAATCTCTGAACGAAGATGTAGGAACTACGGTAGGATACCGAGTCCGTTTCGATACCAAAGCCAACAAAGATACAAAGATTGAGTTTGTAACTGATGGGATTTTAACAAAAATTTTACTCACAGACCCGGAACTAAAAGACTATGGTTTGATTATCTTTGATGAATTCCATGAAAGGCGACTCGATTCTGATTTTTGTTTTGCATTAACACGTCGCACCCAAGAAGTCTTTCGAAATGATTTGAAGTTGCTCGTCATGTCCGCTACTTTAGAAGGACAAAATTTTGAATCCATAGGAATTCATTCGAAACCAATTCGAGTTAAAGCAGAAACACATCCCTTAGAAATTTTCCATATGGGGGATTCCAATAAAAATGTAAATTTTAGGTTACTGGACCTAATTCCAAAGGCCGTAGAACAAACAGAAGGTGATATACTAGTTTTTTTGTCTGGGAAAAAAGAAATCCACGACCTAAAAAACGGATTGGAACCCATACCACAAATCAAATCGAATGCGGTGGTGATGAGCCTTTATGGTGATATGAATTTAACAGATCAGGAACGAATTTTTTCACCAAATCCACAAGGTAAAAAAAAGATCATCCTTTCCACAAACATTGCAGAGTCATCCGTAACAATACCCGGAGTCCGCGTTGTTTTTGATACAGGTTTTCACAAACATGCAGTGTTCGATTCGGAATCGGGAGTTTCTCATCTAATCAAAGATCGTATCAGTTTGAGTAGTGCTAAACAAAGGGCTGGCCGAGCTGCCAGAGAAGGCAAAGGTTTTGTGTATCGCCTTTGGTCTTTGGAGGAAGAAAAATCTTTTTTGGATCGTACGAAACCAGAAATTTTAGAAGGGGACATTGATCGTTTGGTTTTGGAAGTAAAATCTTGGGGTGAGGAAATTCAACAATTACCTTTTTTAGACCCACCAAACAAAGGCTCTGTGGCAAAAAGTGTTCATCGTTTACAACTCCTAGGTTGTTTGGATTCACAATCCAATCTTACGGAACTCGGAAAAGAATGTTTAAGGTATCCCCTTCCCATTCGATTGGGAAAAATTTTATCCGTTTTACCAAAAGAAAAAGAAAGTGTAGTTGCAGACATTGTTTCGTTAGTGGGAAAAGAAAATTTTGGAACAGAAGCAAAATCGTTTCCGAAAGAAAATCCCCCAGAAAGTTTTCCCTATGAATTGAAGGCAGTATTTGATCAAATTTTGCGTATTTACAGGGAAAAATCGAATCTTTCATTGGTTTTGCCTGGGAAGGACAGACTGTTTTATTTAGCTTCTGGATTCCCTGATCGGATAGCCAAAACCAAAATTCTAAATGGAAAAGAGTTTAAACTTTCGAATGGAAAACAAGGAATCCTAAATACAACATCCATTCAAATTCCAGAATACATTCTTGTTTTAGATACATTTTCTTTTGGTCAGGATCTATTGATCACAAGTTTTCTTCCTATTGAGGAAAGTGAAATTGAAAAATTTTTTTTAGATCTCATTCACACAAAAGTGGTATCCGAAACAAGAACCAACCAACGCGGAGAATCGTTCCTCGTTGTAAAAGAAGAAAGAAATTTGGGGGAACTTGTTTTGAATTCTAAAGAAACAAAATCACCTGATCCAACCATACTCAGTTTGGCACTGACTGAATATATCACCAAGGCTGCCTTAGAAGAAGAATGGGAAAAAGATTTGGAGTTAAAAAACTTCTATAACCGAGTCCGATTTTTAGAAAATCATGCGGTTTTGGATATTAAAACTGACTTTCCTCATTTGAAAGAAACCTGCAAAGAATGGTTATTCCCTTTTATTAATTTTGACTCAGGAAAACTTTCTTTAGACAAACTCCCTTATTTAGAGGCATTTAAAGCCTATGTAGGGTACGACAAATTGAATTTAATCGATTCCTTTGCACCCTCCTCAATTCAAGTTCCTTCTGGTTCGCAGATCCAATTGAATTATGATGGAATAGAGCCGGAATTACATGTCAAATTACAAGAGTTATTTGGCCTAAAATCTCTACCAAAACTGGCAAACGGAAAGGTGAGTATCCTCATCCACCTGCTCTCTCCTGCTCGCAGACCCGTACAAATCACTAAAGATTTAGAAAGTTTTTGGAATCAAGGTTATCATGAAGTAAAAAAAGAATTAAAAGGAAGGTATCCGAGGCATCCTTGGCCCGATAAACCTTGGGAAGCTACACCCACAAAACATTTAAATCAAACCAAACGTTCGTAA
- a CDS encoding ClpXP protease specificity-enhancing factor SspB has product MSEKLTQEEITTLREFKRDLFNLYWERFGVFYIHVMPHPKLEIGKRGLLNAEKESGIVLVFGDKAVKVLDSKPDYLFAELQFGSAWEPTMIPWDAVFRIYDKFQNSATQLRFLQVEAGPNAEESPPKPKVTKPEVTGDGNVIRVDFGGKRNE; this is encoded by the coding sequence ATGAGCGAAAAACTCACCCAGGAAGAAATCACCACATTACGTGAGTTTAAAAGAGACTTATTTAATCTCTATTGGGAACGGTTTGGAGTATTTTATATCCATGTAATGCCACATCCAAAACTGGAAATCGGTAAACGTGGGTTACTGAATGCAGAAAAAGAATCTGGCATTGTACTTGTGTTTGGTGACAAAGCTGTAAAAGTTTTAGACAGTAAACCAGATTACCTATTTGCAGAATTACAATTTGGTTCCGCTTGGGAACCTACTATGATTCCTTGGGATGCTGTATTTAGAATTTACGATAAGTTTCAAAACTCTGCTACTCAACTTCGGTTTCTCCAAGTAGAAGCAGGTCCTAACGCAGAAGAAAGTCCTCCTAAACCAAAGGTCACGAAACCAGAAGTCACTGGAGATGGGAATGTAATTCGTGTGGATTTTGGAGGGAAACGGAACGAATGA
- a CDS encoding lysoplasmalogenase family protein yields MVYYLILTTIPVAIVSAFFIHWFTLQGESNPLKRLEHSRGIYLGFSFQILLFAWLLFQLGHARFAYPLYAIGFSFLGDWFNLQFPIAKKQMEDPVLGGIYSFAIAQIFFLLSFWKLTTWNELYTGVLPYAITGVLLVLPALIFYFRVYNPKRSKWVMGSAFVYGLVLCFFVSLCINAYLAFGGVWVYLAIGAGFFLLSDAVMGETTINGTRHPKWEFQVPWVTYLIAQSFLLVGFFLVSHTRHLV; encoded by the coding sequence ATGGTATATTACTTAATTCTAACAACCATTCCTGTAGCCATTGTTTCGGCATTTTTCATTCATTGGTTCACCTTACAAGGAGAGTCAAACCCACTCAAACGCCTGGAACATTCCCGAGGGATTTATTTGGGATTTTCCTTTCAAATTCTACTGTTTGCTTGGTTATTATTCCAATTGGGACATGCTAGGTTTGCCTATCCTCTCTATGCTATCGGTTTTTCTTTTTTAGGAGACTGGTTCAATCTTCAATTTCCTATTGCGAAAAAACAAATGGAAGATCCAGTTCTTGGGGGAATATATAGTTTTGCCATTGCTCAAATTTTCTTTTTGTTATCTTTTTGGAAATTGACCACTTGGAATGAATTGTATACGGGAGTATTACCATATGCGATTACTGGTGTTTTGTTGGTTCTCCCGGCTCTAATTTTCTATTTTCGAGTATACAACCCAAAAAGATCTAAATGGGTGATGGGATCCGCTTTTGTTTATGGGCTAGTTCTTTGTTTTTTTGTTTCTTTATGTATCAACGCCTATTTAGCATTTGGTGGAGTTTGGGTTTATTTAGCCATTGGGGCTGGGTTCTTTCTGCTTTCTGACGCAGTAATGGGAGAAACAACCATCAATGGAACAAGGCATCCTAAATGGGAATTCCAAGTTCCATGGGTTACTTATCTCATTGCACAAAGTTTTTTACTCGTAGGTTTCTTTCTGGTATCTCATACAAGGCATTTAGTTTAG